A segment of the Microvirgula aerodenitrificans DSM 15089 genome:
CCGCAACGGCCCGTTCAAATCGCTGGACGATCTGAGCAGGGTTGACGGGATCGGGCCGAAATCACTGGAGAAGATGAAGCCCGAGCTGCAGCTCGGGACGAAACCGCCACCGAAACCGGCGGTGAAGAAATAAGCCGGAAGGCGGCCACATGACCGCCTTCTGGTGCGATGGTGAATCAGAGCATCTTGACGAAAGCCTTGGAACGACGCTGGTAGTTGTACAGTTCCTGTTTGCGCAGTGGCAGTTCGGACAGTTCCGCCTCGACAAAGCCGCGTTCGACAAACCAGTGTGCAGTCTGGGTCGTCAGCACGAACAGGCGTTCCAGGCCAAGCTGGCGCGCACGCTGCTCGGTATGCCGCAGCAGTGCATCGCCATGACCGCGGCTCTGCCACTGCTGGGACACGGCCAGACAGGCCAGTTCACCCATCTGGCTTTCCGGGAACGGGTACAGCGCCACGCAGCCGGTGATCTTGTTGTCGTGTTCGATGACCGAGTAATAGCCAATCTCCATCTCGATCAGCTCTCGTCCCCGCTTGACCAGCAGACCGTCGCGCTCCAGCGGTTCGATCAGGCCGAGGATGCTGCCGACGTCGTCGATATCGGCCCGGCGCATGACCAGCAGGGCTTCGGGCGCGATCATGGTGCCGCTGCCATCATGGGTGAACAGCTCCTGCAGCAGCGCGCCGTCGCTCTGGGCGACCAGATGCGCCCGCTTGATACCGTGCCGGCTGGCGAGCACGGCGGCGTTCATCGAGCGGCGGACCTCGTCGCTGAGGTGGCTGGCTTCAGTCTGCAGCCAGGTTTCCGCCTCGCGAACGATAAACTCCTTCATGCGCTGGCCATCCGCGTCGACGACACCGGACGGGCTGTCGACCAGGAACATCAGCTTGTCCGCCTTCAGCGAGATGGCGGCCTGGGTCGCGACGTCTTCCATGCGCAGATTGAAGATCTCGCCAGTCGGCGAGTAGCCGAGCGGTGACAGCAGCACCAGGTCACCGGCATCGAGCCGGGCCTTGATGGCAGCGGTTTCCAGCTTGCGGATCTGGCCGCTGTACTGCATGTCGATCCCGTCGATGACACCGAGCGGACGGGCAATGATGAAGTTGCCGCAGGCGACGCGCAGATTGGCACCGGCCATTGGCGAATCGGGCATGGCGACCGACAGCTGGGCCTCGATTTCGGCACGGGTATAGCCGATGGCCTGCTTGACCACTTCCAGACTGGCCAGGTCGGTCAGCCGGTAGTCCTGATGGAAACGGCGGGCAATGCCACGGAACTTGAGCTGGGCCTCGACCTGCGGGCGGGCGCCATGGACCAGGATAACGCGGACGCCAAGGCTGACCAGCAGGTTGATATCGTGCGACAGCGAGGCGAATCGTCGCTGGTCGACCACCTCTCCACCGAAACCGATAACAAAGGTCTTGCCGCGAAAGGTATGGATATACGGGGCGGCTTCACGCAGGCACTGGACAAATTCGTGGCTAGTCATGACGGGAGTATGTTGGAGGTGGGACGGAAAGAATGACGATGTCAGTGGATTGTGCGCTGCATCGTGACAGGCGTACAGACGTATTGCCTGCGAGCATGAACAGCTTACAGCTCGCGGCGCAGTTCTTCCGGTGTGGCGTCGTGATCGCCATGCATGTGCTGTTCATACACGTGCATATAGGCTTCACGCGATTTCAGGGCTGTGGCCGGGACGCCGAGATTGTGCAGCTGGACTGATTCGCTGTAGTCGATCAGCGCATCGCGCATCCTTGCGTAGTGGCTGTCCTCGAGCGGGAAGCCGCACTGCAGCAGCAATGCCCTGAGCTGCTGGTACTGATGCTGGTCGACGTCATAGCGCACCGTGACCCGCTGCTGGTCCGGAAACGCCTGTGCCGACACGCCGGGCAGGCGACCGAGCAGCGCCGCGGCCGCATCCGGCTCTGCGAGCACGACAATGTCGCGGCACTTGCTCAGTTCCCGGTCCGGCATGGGCTGTTCTCCGGAAGAAGCGCCGCCGGCAACTGCCGGCGGCATGGACATCAGTTCTTCTTGTCCAGTATTTGCTGGACCTTGAGGATGTTCAAGGCCTGGGCCAGCTGGTTGTCGGTCTTCGGATCCGGGTCACGCGGGTCGACGCGCGACGGTTCGGTCGTTTCCGGCGCCGCCGGTACTTCCGGTTGCGGAGTGGCCTTGCCCTTGCTGTCCCCGTTCGGATTGGACAGGTGATGGTTCAGATCGGCTTCGCGCACGCGGATGATCGGCAGCGCCACCTGCTTCTTGTCGCTGTCCGGCTGGATGGCTTCGACCGTGACGTCCGGGGTAATGCCCTTGGCCTGGATCGAGGTGCCCTTCGGCGTGAAATACCGCGCCGTGGTCAGCTTGATGCCGCCGGCACTGCCCAGCGGCAGGATCGACTGCACCGAGCCCTTGCCGAAGGTCTGCGTACCGACCACTACCGCGCGCTTGTAGTCCTGCAGCGCACCGGTGACGATTTCGGACGCGCTCGCAGTGCCGGCATTGACCAGCACGACCATCGGCACGTTCTTGGCTTCGGCCGGCAGCCCCTTCAGCGGGTCATCCTTGCTGCGCGGGTCGCGCGGATAGTTGGCCGGGTCGGTCGTCAGCTGCATCTTCGCGTCCGGGGTGCGCCCTTCGGTGTAGACCACCAGCTTGTTCTGCGGCAGGAAGGCCGCCGACACGCCGACTGCGGCGTTCAGCAAACCACCCGGATCGTCACGCAGGTCGAGCAGCAGGCCCTTCAGCGGGCGCTTGTTGTCCTTGTACAGCGTGGCGAGTGCCTGGGCCAGGTTCTCGACCGTGTGCTCCTGGAACTGGGTGATGCGGACATAGCCGATATCCGGTTCCAGCAGCTTGAACTTGACGCTCTTGGTCTTGATGATCGCGCGGGTCAGTTGCACGTTGAACGACTTGGCCTCGCTCTTGCGGGCGATGGTCAGCGTGACCCTGGTGCCCGGCTTGCCGCGCATGCGCTTGACCGCATCGGTGCTGGACAGGCCACGCACCGGCG
Coding sequences within it:
- the argA gene encoding amino-acid N-acetyltransferase; the protein is MTSHEFVQCLREAAPYIHTFRGKTFVIGFGGEVVDQRRFASLSHDINLLVSLGVRVILVHGARPQVEAQLKFRGIARRFHQDYRLTDLASLEVVKQAIGYTRAEIEAQLSVAMPDSPMAGANLRVACGNFIIARPLGVIDGIDMQYSGQIRKLETAAIKARLDAGDLVLLSPLGYSPTGEIFNLRMEDVATQAAISLKADKLMFLVDSPSGVVDADGQRMKEFIVREAETWLQTEASHLSDEVRRSMNAAVLASRHGIKRAHLVAQSDGALLQELFTHDGSGTMIAPEALLVMRRADIDDVGSILGLIEPLERDGLLVKRGRELIEMEIGYYSVIEHDNKITGCVALYPFPESQMGELACLAVSQQWQSRGHGDALLRHTEQRARQLGLERLFVLTTQTAHWFVERGFVEAELSELPLRKQELYNYQRRSKAFVKML
- a CDS encoding S41 family peptidase, whose product is MQNRRQKFALVSAGAIAGAVLTLSITAAADKDTLAPLPLNELRTFAEVYGRIKSDYVEPVDDKKLITEAINGMVSGLDPHSSYLDPEAFKELREGTQGEFGGLGIEIGMEDGLVKIVSPIEDTPAAKAGLKSGDLIIKIDDTPVRGLSSTDAVKRMRGKPGTRVTLTIARKSEAKSFNVQLTRAIIKTKSVKFKLLEPDIGYVRITQFQEHTVENLAQALATLYKDNKRPLKGLLLDLRDDPGGLLNAAVGVSAAFLPQNKLVVYTEGRTPDAKMQLTTDPANYPRDPRSKDDPLKGLPAEAKNVPMVVLVNAGTASASEIVTGALQDYKRAVVVGTQTFGKGSVQSILPLGSAGGIKLTTARYFTPKGTSIQAKGITPDVTVEAIQPDSDKKQVALPIIRVREADLNHHLSNPNGDSKGKATPQPEVPAAPETTEPSRVDPRDPDPKTDNQLAQALNILKVQQILDKKN